In a genomic window of Erinaceus europaeus chromosome 12, mEriEur2.1, whole genome shotgun sequence:
- the EXOC7 gene encoding exocyst complex component 7 isoform X3 yields MIPPQEASVRRREIEDKLKQEEETLSFIRDSLEKSDQLTKNMVSILSSFESRLMKLENSIIPVHKQTENLQRLQENVEKTLSCLDHVISYYHVAADTEKIIREGPTGRLEEYLGSMAKIQKAVEYFQDNNPDSPELNKVKLLFERGKESLESEFRSLMTRHSKVVSPILILDLISSEEELEVQEEAPLEHLPESVLQDVIRISRWLVEYGRNQDFMNVYYQIRSSQLDRSIKGLREHFRKSSSSSGVPYSPAIPNKRKDTPTKKPVKRPGTIRKAQNLLKQYSQHGLDGKKGGSNLIPLEGRDDMLDVETDAYIHCISAFVKLAQSEYQLLMDVIPEHHQKKTFDSLIQDALDGLMLEGENIVSAARKAIIRHDFSAVLTVFPILRHLKQTKPEFDQVLQGTAASTKNKLPSLITSMETVGAKALEDFADNIKNDPDKEYNMPKDGTVHELTSNAILFLQQLLDFQETAGAMLASQVLGDTYNIPLDPRETSSSATSYSSEFSKRLLSTYICKVLGNLQLNLLSKSKVYEDPALSAIFLHNNYNYILKALEKSELIQLVAVTQKTAERSYREHIEQQIQTYQRSWLKVTDYITEKNIPVFQPGVKLRDKERQMIKERFKGFNDGLEELCKIQKAWAIPDTEQRDKIRQAQKNIVQETYGAFLHRYSNVPFTKNTEKYIKYRVEQVGDMIDRLFDTSA; encoded by the exons ATGATCCCGCCGCAGGAGGCGTCCGTCCGGCGGCGGGAGATCGAAGACAAACTAAAACAG GAAGAGGAGACGCTGTCCTTCATCCGAGACAGCCTGGAGAAGAGCGACCAGCTCACCAAAAACATG GTGTCCATCCTGTCATCCTTTGAAAGCCGCCTTATGAAGCTGGAGAATTCCATCATCCCGGTACACAAGCAGACAGAGAACCTGCAGCGGCTCCAGGAGAATGTTGAAAAGACTCTCTCCTGCCTGGACCACGTCATCAGTTACTACCATGTGGCCGCCGACACCGAGAAGATCATCAGGGAAGG CCCCACAGGTAGGCTGGAAGAGTACCTAGGAAGCATGGCCAAAATTCAGAAGGCTGTGGAGTACTTCCAGGACAATAACCCAGACAGCCCAGAGCTCAACAAAGTG AAGCTGCTGTTTGAAAGGGGGAAGGAGTCCCTGGAATCAGAGTTTCGCAGCCTGATGACCCGGCACAGTAAGGTCGTCTCCCCTATACTCATCCTGGATCTGATCAGCAGTGAAGAGGAGCTGGAGGTTCAGGAGGAGGCGCCCCTAGAGCACCTGCCCGAGAGTGTGCTCCAGGACGTGATCCGGATCTCCCGCTGGCTGGTGGAATATGGCCGAAACCAAG ATTTCATGAACGTCTACTACCAGATTCGCTCCAGCCAGTTGGACCGCTCCATCAAAGGTCTGAGGGAGCACTTTCGGAAGAGCAGTTCCTCCTCCGGAGTTCCCTATTCCCCTGCTATCCCCAACAAGAGGAAAGACACACCCACCAAGAAGCCTGTCAAGCGGCCAG GGACGATCCGTAAAGCTCAGAACCTTCTGAAACAGTATTCCCAGCATGGTCTAGATGGGAAAAAGGGGGGCTCTAACCTCATTCCTCTGGAAG ggAGAGATGACATGTTGGACGTGGAGACAGACGCCTACATCCACTGCATCAGTGCCTTCGTCAAGTTGGCTCAGAGCGAGTACCAGCTGCTGATGGATGTTATCCCTGAGCACCACCAGAAAAAGACTTTTGACTCCCTGATACAG GATGCTTTGGACGGGCTGATGCTTGAGGGAGAGAACATCGTGTCGGCTGCCCGCAAAGCCATCATCCGGCACGACTTCTCTGCGGTGCTCACTGTGTTCCCCATCCTGCGCCACCTCAAGCAGACCAAGCCTGAGTTTGACCAGGTGCTCCAG GGCACGGCCGCCAGCACCAAGAACAAGCTGCCCAGCCTCATCACCTCCATGGAGACGGTCGGAGCCAAAGCGCTGGAGGACTTCGCCGACAACATCAAG AATGACCCGGACAAGGAATACAACATGCCCAAGGATGGCACTGTGCATGAGCTCACAAGCAAC GCTATTCTCTTCCTGCAGCAGCTCCTGGATTTCCAGGAGACAGCAGGCGCCATGCTGGCCTCCCAAG TTCTTGGGGACACATACAATATTCCTTTAGACCCCCGAG AGACCAGCTCTTCAGCCACCAGCTATAGCTCCGAGTTCAGCAAGCGCCTCCTAAGCACCTATATCT gtaaagTCCTGGGCAACCTGCAGTTGAACTTGCTGAGCAAGTCCAAGGTGTATGAAGACCCGGCTCTGAGCGCCATCTTCCTGCACAACAACTACAACTACATTCTCAAGGCCCTAGAGAA gTCTGAGCTGATCCAGTTGGTGGCAGTGACCCAGAAGACTGCCGAGCGCTCCTACCGGGAGCATATTGAGCAGCAGATCCAGACCTACCAACGCAG CTGGCTAAAGGTCACCGACTATATCACCGAGAAGAATATACCTGTATTCCAGCCAGGAGTCAAG CTCCGGGACAAGGAACGGCAGATGATCAAGGAGCGATTCAAG GGCTTCAATGATGGCCTTGAAGAATTGTGCAAGATCCAGAAAGCCTGGGCTATTCCAGATACAGAGCAGAGGGACAAGATTCGCCAAGCACAGAAAAACATTGTTCAGGAGACCTATGGAGCCTTTCTGCACAG GTACAGCAACGTGCCCTTCACCAAGAACACTGAAAAGTACATCAAGTACCGTGTGGAGCAGGTGGGCGACATGATTGACCGCCTCTTTGATACGTCCGCCTGA
- the EXOC7 gene encoding exocyst complex component 7 isoform X2 has translation MIPPQEASVRRREIEDKLKQEEETLSFIRDSLEKSDQLTKNMVSILSSFESRLMKLENSIIPVHKQTENLQRLQENVEKTLSCLDHVISYYHVAADTEKIIREGPTGRLEEYLGSMAKIQKAVEYFQDNNPDSPELNKVKLLFERGKESLESEFRSLMTRHSKVVSPILILDLISSEEELEVQEEAPLEHLPESVLQDVIRISRWLVEYGRNQDFMNVYYQIRSSQLDRSIKGLREHFRKSSSSSGVPYSPAIPNKRKDTPTKKPVKRPGTIRKAQNLLKQYSQHGLDGKKGGSNLIPLEGHEHDFRVKHLSEALNDKHGLLAGRDDMLDVETDAYIHCISAFVKLAQSEYQLLMDVIPEHHQKKTFDSLIQDALDGLMLEGENIVSAARKAIIRHDFSAVLTVFPILRHLKQTKPEFDQVLQGTAASTKNKLPSLITSMETVGAKALEDFADNIKNDPDKEYNMPKDGTVHELTSNAILFLQQLLDFQETAGAMLASQETSSSATSYSSEFSKRLLSTYICKVLGNLQLNLLSKSKVYEDPALSAIFLHNNYNYILKALEKSELIQLVAVTQKTAERSYREHIEQQIQTYQRSWLKVTDYITEKNIPVFQPGVKLRDKERQMIKERFKGFNDGLEELCKIQKAWAIPDTEQRDKIRQAQKNIVQETYGAFLHRYSNVPFTKNTEKYIKYRVEQVGDMIDRLFDTSA, from the exons ATGATCCCGCCGCAGGAGGCGTCCGTCCGGCGGCGGGAGATCGAAGACAAACTAAAACAG GAAGAGGAGACGCTGTCCTTCATCCGAGACAGCCTGGAGAAGAGCGACCAGCTCACCAAAAACATG GTGTCCATCCTGTCATCCTTTGAAAGCCGCCTTATGAAGCTGGAGAATTCCATCATCCCGGTACACAAGCAGACAGAGAACCTGCAGCGGCTCCAGGAGAATGTTGAAAAGACTCTCTCCTGCCTGGACCACGTCATCAGTTACTACCATGTGGCCGCCGACACCGAGAAGATCATCAGGGAAGG CCCCACAGGTAGGCTGGAAGAGTACCTAGGAAGCATGGCCAAAATTCAGAAGGCTGTGGAGTACTTCCAGGACAATAACCCAGACAGCCCAGAGCTCAACAAAGTG AAGCTGCTGTTTGAAAGGGGGAAGGAGTCCCTGGAATCAGAGTTTCGCAGCCTGATGACCCGGCACAGTAAGGTCGTCTCCCCTATACTCATCCTGGATCTGATCAGCAGTGAAGAGGAGCTGGAGGTTCAGGAGGAGGCGCCCCTAGAGCACCTGCCCGAGAGTGTGCTCCAGGACGTGATCCGGATCTCCCGCTGGCTGGTGGAATATGGCCGAAACCAAG ATTTCATGAACGTCTACTACCAGATTCGCTCCAGCCAGTTGGACCGCTCCATCAAAGGTCTGAGGGAGCACTTTCGGAAGAGCAGTTCCTCCTCCGGAGTTCCCTATTCCCCTGCTATCCCCAACAAGAGGAAAGACACACCCACCAAGAAGCCTGTCAAGCGGCCAG GGACGATCCGTAAAGCTCAGAACCTTCTGAAACAGTATTCCCAGCATGGTCTAGATGGGAAAAAGGGGGGCTCTAACCTCATTCCTCTGGAAG GTCACGAGCATGATTTCCGAGTTAAGCATCTGTCCGAGGCCCTGAACGACAAGCACGGGCTGCTGGCTG ggAGAGATGACATGTTGGACGTGGAGACAGACGCCTACATCCACTGCATCAGTGCCTTCGTCAAGTTGGCTCAGAGCGAGTACCAGCTGCTGATGGATGTTATCCCTGAGCACCACCAGAAAAAGACTTTTGACTCCCTGATACAG GATGCTTTGGACGGGCTGATGCTTGAGGGAGAGAACATCGTGTCGGCTGCCCGCAAAGCCATCATCCGGCACGACTTCTCTGCGGTGCTCACTGTGTTCCCCATCCTGCGCCACCTCAAGCAGACCAAGCCTGAGTTTGACCAGGTGCTCCAG GGCACGGCCGCCAGCACCAAGAACAAGCTGCCCAGCCTCATCACCTCCATGGAGACGGTCGGAGCCAAAGCGCTGGAGGACTTCGCCGACAACATCAAG AATGACCCGGACAAGGAATACAACATGCCCAAGGATGGCACTGTGCATGAGCTCACAAGCAAC GCTATTCTCTTCCTGCAGCAGCTCCTGGATTTCCAGGAGACAGCAGGCGCCATGCTGGCCTCCCAAG AGACCAGCTCTTCAGCCACCAGCTATAGCTCCGAGTTCAGCAAGCGCCTCCTAAGCACCTATATCT gtaaagTCCTGGGCAACCTGCAGTTGAACTTGCTGAGCAAGTCCAAGGTGTATGAAGACCCGGCTCTGAGCGCCATCTTCCTGCACAACAACTACAACTACATTCTCAAGGCCCTAGAGAA gTCTGAGCTGATCCAGTTGGTGGCAGTGACCCAGAAGACTGCCGAGCGCTCCTACCGGGAGCATATTGAGCAGCAGATCCAGACCTACCAACGCAG CTGGCTAAAGGTCACCGACTATATCACCGAGAAGAATATACCTGTATTCCAGCCAGGAGTCAAG CTCCGGGACAAGGAACGGCAGATGATCAAGGAGCGATTCAAG GGCTTCAATGATGGCCTTGAAGAATTGTGCAAGATCCAGAAAGCCTGGGCTATTCCAGATACAGAGCAGAGGGACAAGATTCGCCAAGCACAGAAAAACATTGTTCAGGAGACCTATGGAGCCTTTCTGCACAG GTACAGCAACGTGCCCTTCACCAAGAACACTGAAAAGTACATCAAGTACCGTGTGGAGCAGGTGGGCGACATGATTGACCGCCTCTTTGATACGTCCGCCTGA
- the EXOC7 gene encoding exocyst complex component 7 isoform X1, with amino-acid sequence MIPPQEASVRRREIEDKLKQEEETLSFIRDSLEKSDQLTKNMVSILSSFESRLMKLENSIIPVHKQTENLQRLQENVEKTLSCLDHVISYYHVAADTEKIIREGPTGRLEEYLGSMAKIQKAVEYFQDNNPDSPELNKVKLLFERGKESLESEFRSLMTRHSKVVSPILILDLISSEEELEVQEEAPLEHLPESVLQDVIRISRWLVEYGRNQDFMNVYYQIRSSQLDRSIKGLREHFRKSSSSSGVPYSPAIPNKRKDTPTKKPVKRPGTIRKAQNLLKQYSQHGLDGKKGGSNLIPLEGHEHDFRVKHLSEALNDKHGLLAGRDDMLDVETDAYIHCISAFVKLAQSEYQLLMDVIPEHHQKKTFDSLIQDALDGLMLEGENIVSAARKAIIRHDFSAVLTVFPILRHLKQTKPEFDQVLQGTAASTKNKLPSLITSMETVGAKALEDFADNIKNDPDKEYNMPKDGTVHELTSNAILFLQQLLDFQETAGAMLASQVLGDTYNIPLDPRETSSSATSYSSEFSKRLLSTYICKVLGNLQLNLLSKSKVYEDPALSAIFLHNNYNYILKALEKSELIQLVAVTQKTAERSYREHIEQQIQTYQRSWLKVTDYITEKNIPVFQPGVKLRDKERQMIKERFKGFNDGLEELCKIQKAWAIPDTEQRDKIRQAQKNIVQETYGAFLHRYSNVPFTKNTEKYIKYRVEQVGDMIDRLFDTSA; translated from the exons ATGATCCCGCCGCAGGAGGCGTCCGTCCGGCGGCGGGAGATCGAAGACAAACTAAAACAG GAAGAGGAGACGCTGTCCTTCATCCGAGACAGCCTGGAGAAGAGCGACCAGCTCACCAAAAACATG GTGTCCATCCTGTCATCCTTTGAAAGCCGCCTTATGAAGCTGGAGAATTCCATCATCCCGGTACACAAGCAGACAGAGAACCTGCAGCGGCTCCAGGAGAATGTTGAAAAGACTCTCTCCTGCCTGGACCACGTCATCAGTTACTACCATGTGGCCGCCGACACCGAGAAGATCATCAGGGAAGG CCCCACAGGTAGGCTGGAAGAGTACCTAGGAAGCATGGCCAAAATTCAGAAGGCTGTGGAGTACTTCCAGGACAATAACCCAGACAGCCCAGAGCTCAACAAAGTG AAGCTGCTGTTTGAAAGGGGGAAGGAGTCCCTGGAATCAGAGTTTCGCAGCCTGATGACCCGGCACAGTAAGGTCGTCTCCCCTATACTCATCCTGGATCTGATCAGCAGTGAAGAGGAGCTGGAGGTTCAGGAGGAGGCGCCCCTAGAGCACCTGCCCGAGAGTGTGCTCCAGGACGTGATCCGGATCTCCCGCTGGCTGGTGGAATATGGCCGAAACCAAG ATTTCATGAACGTCTACTACCAGATTCGCTCCAGCCAGTTGGACCGCTCCATCAAAGGTCTGAGGGAGCACTTTCGGAAGAGCAGTTCCTCCTCCGGAGTTCCCTATTCCCCTGCTATCCCCAACAAGAGGAAAGACACACCCACCAAGAAGCCTGTCAAGCGGCCAG GGACGATCCGTAAAGCTCAGAACCTTCTGAAACAGTATTCCCAGCATGGTCTAGATGGGAAAAAGGGGGGCTCTAACCTCATTCCTCTGGAAG GTCACGAGCATGATTTCCGAGTTAAGCATCTGTCCGAGGCCCTGAACGACAAGCACGGGCTGCTGGCTG ggAGAGATGACATGTTGGACGTGGAGACAGACGCCTACATCCACTGCATCAGTGCCTTCGTCAAGTTGGCTCAGAGCGAGTACCAGCTGCTGATGGATGTTATCCCTGAGCACCACCAGAAAAAGACTTTTGACTCCCTGATACAG GATGCTTTGGACGGGCTGATGCTTGAGGGAGAGAACATCGTGTCGGCTGCCCGCAAAGCCATCATCCGGCACGACTTCTCTGCGGTGCTCACTGTGTTCCCCATCCTGCGCCACCTCAAGCAGACCAAGCCTGAGTTTGACCAGGTGCTCCAG GGCACGGCCGCCAGCACCAAGAACAAGCTGCCCAGCCTCATCACCTCCATGGAGACGGTCGGAGCCAAAGCGCTGGAGGACTTCGCCGACAACATCAAG AATGACCCGGACAAGGAATACAACATGCCCAAGGATGGCACTGTGCATGAGCTCACAAGCAAC GCTATTCTCTTCCTGCAGCAGCTCCTGGATTTCCAGGAGACAGCAGGCGCCATGCTGGCCTCCCAAG TTCTTGGGGACACATACAATATTCCTTTAGACCCCCGAG AGACCAGCTCTTCAGCCACCAGCTATAGCTCCGAGTTCAGCAAGCGCCTCCTAAGCACCTATATCT gtaaagTCCTGGGCAACCTGCAGTTGAACTTGCTGAGCAAGTCCAAGGTGTATGAAGACCCGGCTCTGAGCGCCATCTTCCTGCACAACAACTACAACTACATTCTCAAGGCCCTAGAGAA gTCTGAGCTGATCCAGTTGGTGGCAGTGACCCAGAAGACTGCCGAGCGCTCCTACCGGGAGCATATTGAGCAGCAGATCCAGACCTACCAACGCAG CTGGCTAAAGGTCACCGACTATATCACCGAGAAGAATATACCTGTATTCCAGCCAGGAGTCAAG CTCCGGGACAAGGAACGGCAGATGATCAAGGAGCGATTCAAG GGCTTCAATGATGGCCTTGAAGAATTGTGCAAGATCCAGAAAGCCTGGGCTATTCCAGATACAGAGCAGAGGGACAAGATTCGCCAAGCACAGAAAAACATTGTTCAGGAGACCTATGGAGCCTTTCTGCACAG GTACAGCAACGTGCCCTTCACCAAGAACACTGAAAAGTACATCAAGTACCGTGTGGAGCAGGTGGGCGACATGATTGACCGCCTCTTTGATACGTCCGCCTGA